Proteins encoded in a region of the Amyelois transitella isolate CPQ chromosome 9, ilAmyTran1.1, whole genome shotgun sequence genome:
- the LOC106142836 gene encoding aldehyde dehydrogenase 1A1 isoform X2 yields the protein MAPEIKYTKLFIDNEWVDSKSGKTFETRSPHDGSVIAKVAEGDKADIDEAVKAARRAFHRNSEWRLMDASQRGRLLSKLADLIDRDFEYLSQLESYDNGMVMNFANMLVGGAGNFVRYIAGLADKVQGDTIPADGDVFSYTLRQPVGVCGLILPWNGPILMFLAKVATALAAGCTVVVKPAEQTPLTALALAALLKEAGVPKGVVNVVNGFGETAGVALTHHPHIAKVSFTGSVEVGKLIQQAAGARNLKRITLELGGKSPLVIMDDADLNVAVPFAAQGVFGHQGQMCIAASRLYVHSKIYDKFIEEAVKYAKEIKVGNPKDANVDQGPQIDEEMMNKILGYIEKGKKEGAKLLTGGKRIGKTGYYIEPTVFVDVKDDMTIAREEIFGPVQSILKFDTLEEVIDRANDTNYGLAAGIFTTNVNHALQFAKHVEAGTVWVNSYLHFAPQGPFGGFKDSGIGRENGFHALDPYLEVKTVTLALPKKF from the exons ATGGCTCCTGAGATAAAATATACCAAA TTGTTCATCGACAATGAGTGGGTGGACTCAAAGAGCGGGAAAACATTCGAAACCCGGTCTCCACACGATGGCTCTGTCATCGCCAAAGTTGCTGAGGGTGACAAG GCGGACATAGATGAAGCAGTAAAGGCGGCTCGTCGCGCCTTCCACCGCAACTCAGAATGGCGGCTCATGGACGCCTCCCAGAGAGGCCGCCTCCTGAGCAAGTTGGCAGACCTCATAGACAGAGACTTCGAATATCTAAGTCAACTGGAGTCCTACGATAATGGAATGGTGATGAACTTCGCCAATATGTTGGTTGGTGGTGCAGGAAACTTCGTGAGATACATCGCTGGCCTTGCAGACAAAGTACAGGGCGATACTATACCTGCCG ATGGTGACGTCTTCTCTTACACCCTGAGGCAGCCGGTGGGGGTATGTGGTCTCATTTTACCATGGAATGGGCCCATTTTGATGTTCCTCGCCAAGGTCGCAACAGCACTGGCCGCAG GTTGCACCGTGGTTGTAAAGCCGGCAGAGCAAACCCCGCTGACAGCGCTGGCCCTAGCGGCTCTGCTGAAGGAGGCGGGAGTGCCGAAGGGCGTGGTAAATGTAGTCAATGGTTTCGGAGAGACTGCCGGAGTAGCACTCACGCATCACCCTCACATCGCCAAGGTTTCATTTACAGGATCGGTTGAG gttGGCAAGCTCATTCAACAAGCAGCTGGTGCCAGAAACCTGAAAAGAATCACCTTGGAGCTTGGAGGCAAGAGTCCTCTCGTCATTATGGACGACGCTGATT TAAACGTTGCGGTACCTTTCGCTGCTCAGGGTGTCTTCGGTCACCAAGGCCAGATGTGCATTGCTGCTTCGCGTCTATACGTTCATTCTAAAATATATGACAAGTTTATTGAAGAAGCAGTCAAGTatgcaaaagaaataaaagttggTAACCCGAAGGATGCAAATGTGGATCAAGGACCCCAG aTTGATGAAGAGATGATGAACAAAATACTTGGTTACATCGAAAAGGGCAAGAAGGAAGGCGCTAAGTTGTTGACAGGAGGAAAACGTATCGGAAAAACTGGCTATTATATTGAACCGACTGTGTTCGTTGATGTTAAAGATGATATGACAATTGCTAGAGAAGAG ATCTTCGGGCCCGTCCAAAGTATCTTGAAGTTCGACACCTTGGAGGAGGTCATCGACCGCGCCAACGACACCAACTACGGCCTGGCAGCCGGCATCTTTACCACCAACGTCAACCATGCGCTGCAGTTCGCCAAACATGTTGAGGCTGGAACcgtttg GGTCAACTCATATCTTCATTTCGCACCTCAAGGACCATTCGGCGGTTTCAAGGATTCTGGAATTGGACGCGAGAA TGGATTCCATGCTCTTGATCCCTACCTGGAGGTCAAGACGGTCACATTGGCGCTGCCAAAGAAATTCTGA
- the LOC106142838 gene encoding aldehyde dehydrogenase 1A1, giving the protein MAPQIKYTKLFIDNKWVDAKSGKTFETRTPHDGSVIAKVAEGDKADIDEAVSAARRAFHRNSEWRLMDASRRAVILNKFADLIERDSKYLVELESYNNGMVVSMANRFLASTVANIRYIASLADKVQGDTIPVDGEAFSYTLKQPIGVCGLILPWNGPIPLFSNKVTTALAAGCTVVVKPAEQTPLSALALAALLAEAGLPPGVVNVVNGYGETAGNALTHHPNVNKISFTGSVEVGKLIQQAAGVNNLKRVTLELGGKSPLIVMNDADLNTAIPCAANAVFTHQGQVCVAASRLFVQSGIYDKFVEEAVKHARARKIGNPADPTTQNGPQVDEEMMNKVLGYIEKGKKEGARLLTGGKRIGNTGYYIEPAVFVDVKDDMTIAREEIFGPVQSILKFDTLEEALDRANDTNYGLAAGIFTTNINTALQFTKHVEAGTVWVNTYFATGPQVPFGGFKESGIGRERGINCLEEFMEVKTVTYSLPKKI; this is encoded by the exons ATGGCTCCTCAAATTAAATACACCAAG ttATTCATTGATAACAAGTGGGTGGATGCGAAGAGCGGAAAGACCTTTGAAACTCGCACCCCTCATGATGGCTCCGTCATCGCTAAGGTTGCTGAAGGCGATAAG GCGGACATAGATGAAGCAGTGTCGGCAGCTCGTCGTGCCTTCCACCGCAACTCAGAATGGCGGCTCATGGACGCCTCCCGTCGCGCAGTCATTCTGAACAAGTTCGCCGACCTCATTGAAAGAGACAGCAAATATCTTGTAGAATTAGAGTCATACAACAATGGGATGGTTGTGAGCATGGCCAATCGCTTTCTTGCCTCGACAGTGGCAAACATTCGGTATATAGCCAGCTTAGCTGACAAGGTCCAGGGCGACACCATACCTGTag acGGAGAGGCATTTTCTTACACGTTGAAGCAGCCTATTGGTGTATGCGGACTAATCCTACCATGGAATGGCCCAATCCCGTTATTTAGCAATAAAGTGACTACTGCTTTAGCTGCTG GATGTACGGTGGTTGTGAAGCCAGCAGAACAGACTCCTCTGAGCGCACTTGCATTAGCAGCTTTGCTTGCCGAGGCCGGTTTGCCACCAGGAGTTGTGAATGTAGTCAATGGTTATGGAGAGACTGCTGGAAATGCTCTTACTCACCACCCAAATGTCAATAAGATTTCATTTACTGGCTCCGTTGAG GTTGGGAAGCTGATTCAGCAAGCCGCTGGGGTTAACAACCTGAAGAGGGTAACACTGGAGCTTGGTGGCAAGAGTCCTCTCATTGTAATGAATGATGCCGATT TAAACACCGCCATTCCATGCGCCGCAAATGCAGTTTTCACGCATCAAGGGCAGGTTTGCGTAGCAGCTTCGCGTCTGTTTGTTCAATCCGGGATATACGACAAGTTTGTAGAGGAGGCCGTCAAGCACGCCAGGGCTAGAAAGATCGGAAACCCTGCCGACCCTACTACGCAGAATGGACCACAG GTTGACGAAGAGATGATGAACAAAGTGTTGGGTTATATAGAGAAGGGTAAGAAAGAAGGAGCAAGACTATTGACGGGAGGCAAGCGAATTGGCAACACTGGTTATTATATCGAGCCCGCCGTGTTTGTTGATGTCAAGGATGATATGACCATCGCCAGGGAAGAg ATTTTCGGGCCCGTCCAGAGCATCCTGAAGTTCGACACCCTGGAGGAGGCCCTCGACCGCGCCAACGATACCAACTACGGTCTGGCAGCCGGCATCTTCACCACTAACATCAACACAGCCTTGCAGTTCACCAAGCACGTCGAAGCGGGCACTGTTTG gGTCAACACATATTTCGCAACGGGTCCTCAGGTACCTTTCGGAGGTTTTAAAGAATCCGGCATCGGTCGAGAAAG agGCATCAATTGTTTGGAAGAATTTATGGAAGTTAAGACTGTAACTTATTCCCTTCCCAagaaaatctaa
- the LOC106142839 gene encoding leucine-rich melanocyte differentiation-associated protein, with the protein MQEGHVNNFALNFENERLSYCGQDCKRIPTALQKIYGAKTKCLDLSYNTIETLKGLEHFGRLEELILDNNKLGDGITFPYLPYLRTLSLNNNQLSDLEALIEQISERFPSLTYLSLLSNKACPNQLSDFDKDDSDYQRYRYFVIFKLPHLRFLDSRRIFGAERREAVTRGEFMRVRRPPADAIDTQTQTQSQVQARPLPVDLAALGKHKGAYGKCHYKYTGKHSEGNRFIVNSDL; encoded by the exons ATGCAAGAGGGGCACGTTAACAATTTCGCACTTAATTTTGAGAACGAACGC ttAAGTTACTGCGGGCAAGACTGCAAAAGAATACCAACGGcattgcaaaaaatatatggtgctaaaacaaaatgtttggATTTAAG TTACAACACTATCGAAACGCTCAAAGGGCTGGAACACTTCGGCAGATTGGAGGAGCTGATACTGGACAACAACAAACTGGGGGACGGAATCACCTTCCCCTACCTCCCCTACCTGAGGACCCTATCGCTCAATAACAATCAG ttatCGGACCTCGAAGCACTGATTGAGCAAATAAGCGAACGGTTCCCATCACTCACATACCTGAGCCTGCTTAGTAACAAGGCGTGTCCGAACCAACTGTCAGACTTCGACAAAGACGACTCCGACTACCAGAGATATAG ATACTTTGTAATATTCAAACTACCGCACCTACGTTTCCTAGACTCACGTCGCATCTTCGGGGCGGAGCGTAGAGAAGCGGTAACGCGCGGCGAATTCATGCGTGTGCGCAGGCCGCCCGCCGACGCGATAGACACACAAACACAGACTCAGTCGCAAGTCCAAGCCAGACCGTTGCCTGTGGACTTGGCAGCGTTGGGCAAACACAAAG GTGCCTACGGTAAATGCCACTACAAGTACACAGGCAAGCATTCAGAGGGTAACAGATTCATTGTAAACAGTGATTTGTGA
- the LOC106142836 gene encoding aldehyde dehydrogenase 1A1 isoform X1: MCTKQCSIKTFFKMAPQIKYTKLFIDNEWVDSKSGKTFETRSPHDGSVIAKVAEGDKADIDEAVKAARRAFHRNSEWRLMDASQRGRLLSKLADLIDRDFEYLSQLESYDNGMVMNFANMLVGGAGNFVRYIAGLADKVQGDTIPADGDVFSYTLRQPVGVCGLILPWNGPILMFLAKVATALAAGCTVVVKPAEQTPLTALALAALLKEAGVPKGVVNVVNGFGETAGVALTHHPHIAKVSFTGSVEVGKLIQQAAGARNLKRITLELGGKSPLVIMDDADLNVAVPFAAQGVFGHQGQMCIAASRLYVHSKIYDKFIEEAVKYAKEIKVGNPKDANVDQGPQIDEEMMNKILGYIEKGKKEGAKLLTGGKRIGKTGYYIEPTVFVDVKDDMTIAREEIFGPVQSILKFDTLEEVIDRANDTNYGLAAGIFTTNVNHALQFAKHVEAGTVWVNSYLHFAPQGPFGGFKDSGIGRENGFHALDPYLEVKTVTLALPKKF, encoded by the exons ATGTGTACGAAACAGTGCTCGATAAAGACGTTTTTTAAAATGGCTcctcaaattaaatatacgaAG TTGTTCATCGACAATGAGTGGGTGGACTCAAAGAGCGGGAAAACATTCGAAACCCGGTCTCCACACGATGGCTCTGTCATCGCCAAAGTTGCTGAGGGTGACAAG GCGGACATAGATGAAGCAGTAAAGGCGGCTCGTCGCGCCTTCCACCGCAACTCAGAATGGCGGCTCATGGACGCCTCCCAGAGAGGCCGCCTCCTGAGCAAGTTGGCAGACCTCATAGACAGAGACTTCGAATATCTAAGTCAACTGGAGTCCTACGATAATGGAATGGTGATGAACTTCGCCAATATGTTGGTTGGTGGTGCAGGAAACTTCGTGAGATACATCGCTGGCCTTGCAGACAAAGTACAGGGCGATACTATACCTGCCG ATGGTGACGTCTTCTCTTACACCCTGAGGCAGCCGGTGGGGGTATGTGGTCTCATTTTACCATGGAATGGGCCCATTTTGATGTTCCTCGCCAAGGTCGCAACAGCACTGGCCGCAG GTTGCACCGTGGTTGTAAAGCCGGCAGAGCAAACCCCGCTGACAGCGCTGGCCCTAGCGGCTCTGCTGAAGGAGGCGGGAGTGCCGAAGGGCGTGGTAAATGTAGTCAATGGTTTCGGAGAGACTGCCGGAGTAGCACTCACGCATCACCCTCACATCGCCAAGGTTTCATTTACAGGATCGGTTGAG gttGGCAAGCTCATTCAACAAGCAGCTGGTGCCAGAAACCTGAAAAGAATCACCTTGGAGCTTGGAGGCAAGAGTCCTCTCGTCATTATGGACGACGCTGATT TAAACGTTGCGGTACCTTTCGCTGCTCAGGGTGTCTTCGGTCACCAAGGCCAGATGTGCATTGCTGCTTCGCGTCTATACGTTCATTCTAAAATATATGACAAGTTTATTGAAGAAGCAGTCAAGTatgcaaaagaaataaaagttggTAACCCGAAGGATGCAAATGTGGATCAAGGACCCCAG aTTGATGAAGAGATGATGAACAAAATACTTGGTTACATCGAAAAGGGCAAGAAGGAAGGCGCTAAGTTGTTGACAGGAGGAAAACGTATCGGAAAAACTGGCTATTATATTGAACCGACTGTGTTCGTTGATGTTAAAGATGATATGACAATTGCTAGAGAAGAG ATCTTCGGGCCCGTCCAAAGTATCTTGAAGTTCGACACCTTGGAGGAGGTCATCGACCGCGCCAACGACACCAACTACGGCCTGGCAGCCGGCATCTTTACCACCAACGTCAACCATGCGCTGCAGTTCGCCAAACATGTTGAGGCTGGAACcgtttg GGTCAACTCATATCTTCATTTCGCACCTCAAGGACCATTCGGCGGTTTCAAGGATTCTGGAATTGGACGCGAGAA TGGATTCCATGCTCTTGATCCCTACCTGGAGGTCAAGACGGTCACATTGGCGCTGCCAAAGAAATTCTGA